Proteins encoded by one window of Arachis ipaensis cultivar K30076 chromosome B04, Araip1.1, whole genome shotgun sequence:
- the LOC107639647 gene encoding nuclear-pore anchor-like isoform X1 codes for MSWLRSAMTKAVEVGNNTNLTRAVVQHAGQAVAEGAKILQDRIAARNYRSVAQTIKRLEEAAITYRGPERVELLRRWLVVLKEVDKLSRAADDKEKTFEHHLGVEELKDNPRKPSLVERQFSECSKSLQWNKDRVRELETQLKSLQEDLISAKDAAAANEERLSAELSTKNRGKRKNHPKKKNLISHLKRTKIRWGYRPSDYSRTSEYSRPSDYSRWGSSDDDNGLGDSPNTTFLPAASNEDGYGRQGGQRFHFLIHHY; via the exons ATGTCGTGGCTGAGATCTGCGATGACCAAAGCAGTAGAGGTTGGGAACAATACCAACCTCACTCGCGCCGTCGTACAACACGCCGGCCAAGCCGTCGCCGAGGGCGCCAAAATCCTTCAGGATCGCATT GCTGCTCGGAATTATAGAAGTGTTGCACAGACAATTAAGAGATTGGAAGAAGCTGCTATCACCTACAGGGGACCTGAAAGAGTGGAGTTGCTTAGAAGATGGCTTGTTGTGCTTAAAGAGGTTGATAAATTGTCTCGAGCTGCGGATGATAAAGAGAAGACTTTTGAGCATCACCTTGGTGTTGAAGAGTTAAAAGATAACCCAAGGAAACCATCTCTG GTTGAGAGGCAATTTAGTGAATGCTCAAAATCTCTGCAGTGGAATAAGGATAGAGTGAGGGAACTAGAAACACAACTTAAATCTTTGCAAGAG GATTTAATTTCAGCTAAAGATGCTGCAGCAGCAAACGAAGAGCGATTATCAGCTGAACTTTCCACT aagaacagggGGAAaaggaagaaccacccaaaaaAGAAGAACCTCATCAGCCACCTCAAGAGAACAAAGATCAG ATGGGGTTATAGGCCAAGTGACTATTCCAGAACAAGTGAATATTCCAGACCAAGTGACTACTCAAGATGGGGTTCCTCTGATGATGATAATGGCCTTGGAGATTCACCCAACACAACATTTTTGCCAGCTGCCTCTAATGAAGATGGATATGGACGGCAGGGAGGTCAAcgttttcattttcttattcatCATTATTAA
- the LOC107639647 gene encoding nuclear-pore anchor-like isoform X3, whose amino-acid sequence MSWLRSAMTKAVEVGNNTNLTRAVVQHAGQAVAEGAKILQDRIAARNYRSVAQTIKRLEEAAITYRGPERVELLRRWLVVLKEVDKLSRAADDKEKTFEHHLGVEELKDNPRKPSLVERQFSECSKSLQWNKDRVRELETQLKSLQEDLISAKDAAAANEERLSAELSTKNRGKRKNHPKKKNLISHLKRTKIRPSDYSRWGSSDDDNGLGDSPNTTFLPAASNEDGYGRQGGQRFHFLIHHY is encoded by the exons ATGTCGTGGCTGAGATCTGCGATGACCAAAGCAGTAGAGGTTGGGAACAATACCAACCTCACTCGCGCCGTCGTACAACACGCCGGCCAAGCCGTCGCCGAGGGCGCCAAAATCCTTCAGGATCGCATT GCTGCTCGGAATTATAGAAGTGTTGCACAGACAATTAAGAGATTGGAAGAAGCTGCTATCACCTACAGGGGACCTGAAAGAGTGGAGTTGCTTAGAAGATGGCTTGTTGTGCTTAAAGAGGTTGATAAATTGTCTCGAGCTGCGGATGATAAAGAGAAGACTTTTGAGCATCACCTTGGTGTTGAAGAGTTAAAAGATAACCCAAGGAAACCATCTCTG GTTGAGAGGCAATTTAGTGAATGCTCAAAATCTCTGCAGTGGAATAAGGATAGAGTGAGGGAACTAGAAACACAACTTAAATCTTTGCAAGAG GATTTAATTTCAGCTAAAGATGCTGCAGCAGCAAACGAAGAGCGATTATCAGCTGAACTTTCCACT aagaacagggGGAAaaggaagaaccacccaaaaaAGAAGAACCTCATCAGCCACCTCAAGAGAACAAAGATCAG ACCAAGTGACTACTCAAGATGGGGTTCCTCTGATGATGATAATGGCCTTGGAGATTCACCCAACACAACATTTTTGCCAGCTGCCTCTAATGAAGATGGATATGGACGGCAGGGAGGTCAAcgttttcattttcttattcatCATTATTAA
- the LOC107639647 gene encoding nuclear-pore anchor-like isoform X2, with the protein MSWLRSAMTKAVEVGNNTNLTRAVVQHAGQAVAEGAKILQDRIAARNYRSVAQTIKRLEEAAITYRGPERVELLRRWLVVLKEVDKLSRAADDKEKTFEHHLGVEELKDNPRKPSLVERQFSECSKSLQWNKDRVRELETQLKSLQEDLISAKDAAAANEERLSAELSTKNRGKRKNHPKKKNLISHLKRTKIRPSDYSRTSEYSRPSDYSRWGSSDDDNGLGDSPNTTFLPAASNEDGYGRQGGQRFHFLIHHY; encoded by the exons ATGTCGTGGCTGAGATCTGCGATGACCAAAGCAGTAGAGGTTGGGAACAATACCAACCTCACTCGCGCCGTCGTACAACACGCCGGCCAAGCCGTCGCCGAGGGCGCCAAAATCCTTCAGGATCGCATT GCTGCTCGGAATTATAGAAGTGTTGCACAGACAATTAAGAGATTGGAAGAAGCTGCTATCACCTACAGGGGACCTGAAAGAGTGGAGTTGCTTAGAAGATGGCTTGTTGTGCTTAAAGAGGTTGATAAATTGTCTCGAGCTGCGGATGATAAAGAGAAGACTTTTGAGCATCACCTTGGTGTTGAAGAGTTAAAAGATAACCCAAGGAAACCATCTCTG GTTGAGAGGCAATTTAGTGAATGCTCAAAATCTCTGCAGTGGAATAAGGATAGAGTGAGGGAACTAGAAACACAACTTAAATCTTTGCAAGAG GATTTAATTTCAGCTAAAGATGCTGCAGCAGCAAACGAAGAGCGATTATCAGCTGAACTTTCCACT aagaacagggGGAAaaggaagaaccacccaaaaaAGAAGAACCTCATCAGCCACCTCAAGAGAACAAAGATCAG GCCAAGTGACTATTCCAGAACAAGTGAATATTCCAGACCAAGTGACTACTCAAGATGGGGTTCCTCTGATGATGATAATGGCCTTGGAGATTCACCCAACACAACATTTTTGCCAGCTGCCTCTAATGAAGATGGATATGGACGGCAGGGAGGTCAAcgttttcattttcttattcatCATTATTAA
- the LOC107639647 gene encoding uncharacterized protein LOC107639647 isoform X4: MSWLRSAMTKAVEVGNNTNLTRAVVQHAGQAVAEGAKILQDRIAARNYRSVAQTIKRLEEAAITYRGPERVELLRRWLVVLKEVDKLSRAADDKEKTFEHHLGVEELKDNPRKPSLDLISAKDAAAANEERLSAELSTKNRGKRKNHPKKKNLISHLKRTKIRWGYRPSDYSRTSEYSRPSDYSRWGSSDDDNGLGDSPNTTFLPAASNEDGYGRQGGQRFHFLIHHY, from the exons ATGTCGTGGCTGAGATCTGCGATGACCAAAGCAGTAGAGGTTGGGAACAATACCAACCTCACTCGCGCCGTCGTACAACACGCCGGCCAAGCCGTCGCCGAGGGCGCCAAAATCCTTCAGGATCGCATT GCTGCTCGGAATTATAGAAGTGTTGCACAGACAATTAAGAGATTGGAAGAAGCTGCTATCACCTACAGGGGACCTGAAAGAGTGGAGTTGCTTAGAAGATGGCTTGTTGTGCTTAAAGAGGTTGATAAATTGTCTCGAGCTGCGGATGATAAAGAGAAGACTTTTGAGCATCACCTTGGTGTTGAAGAGTTAAAAGATAACCCAAGGAAACCATCTCTG GATTTAATTTCAGCTAAAGATGCTGCAGCAGCAAACGAAGAGCGATTATCAGCTGAACTTTCCACT aagaacagggGGAAaaggaagaaccacccaaaaaAGAAGAACCTCATCAGCCACCTCAAGAGAACAAAGATCAG ATGGGGTTATAGGCCAAGTGACTATTCCAGAACAAGTGAATATTCCAGACCAAGTGACTACTCAAGATGGGGTTCCTCTGATGATGATAATGGCCTTGGAGATTCACCCAACACAACATTTTTGCCAGCTGCCTCTAATGAAGATGGATATGGACGGCAGGGAGGTCAAcgttttcattttcttattcatCATTATTAA
- the LOC107639647 gene encoding nuclear-pore anchor-like isoform X5, with protein MSWLRSAMTKAVEVGNNTNLTRAVVQHAGQAVAEGAKILQDRIAARNYRSVAQTIKRLEEAAITYRGPERVELLRRWLVVLKEVDKLSRAADDKEKTFEHHLGVEELKDNPRKPSLVERQFSECSKSLQWNKDRVRELETQLKSLQEDLISAKDAAAANEERLSAELSTIHGYQRNDQRMSISKD; from the exons ATGTCGTGGCTGAGATCTGCGATGACCAAAGCAGTAGAGGTTGGGAACAATACCAACCTCACTCGCGCCGTCGTACAACACGCCGGCCAAGCCGTCGCCGAGGGCGCCAAAATCCTTCAGGATCGCATT GCTGCTCGGAATTATAGAAGTGTTGCACAGACAATTAAGAGATTGGAAGAAGCTGCTATCACCTACAGGGGACCTGAAAGAGTGGAGTTGCTTAGAAGATGGCTTGTTGTGCTTAAAGAGGTTGATAAATTGTCTCGAGCTGCGGATGATAAAGAGAAGACTTTTGAGCATCACCTTGGTGTTGAAGAGTTAAAAGATAACCCAAGGAAACCATCTCTG GTTGAGAGGCAATTTAGTGAATGCTCAAAATCTCTGCAGTGGAATAAGGATAGAGTGAGGGAACTAGAAACACAACTTAAATCTTTGCAAGAG GATTTAATTTCAGCTAAAGATGCTGCAGCAGCAAACGAAGAGCGATTATCAGCTGAACTTTCCACT ATTCATGGTTATCAAAGGAATGATCAAAGGATGTCCATATCTAAAGATTAA